A genomic window from Syntrophorhabdales bacterium includes:
- the cydB gene encoding cytochrome d ubiquinol oxidase subunit II: MLETIWFLLWGILWALYFILDGFDLGLGTLLPFLGKNDTERRIIYNTMGPFWDGNEVWLITAGGVTFAAFPATYAVLFSAFYSPLMIILFALIIRAAAFELRGKLPGKSWRSLWDSLAALGSFVPALLFGVAFANIFRGIPIDGEGIYHADLFFLLNLYALLGGLLFLLLFLVHGALWLAVKSEGILQQRAARYAKTLWVPLVVVAVLFLAHTWFETGLYYNYKLIPVLLLIPLCAVLALLLVRAYLAHKTYGKAWFASCLVILCVTLFGVMGLYPNMLISTMNPAYSLTAFNAASSPGTLKIMLVVALIFVPIVMLYQGWVYSLFRGKVRSEDLQSDEAY, encoded by the coding sequence TCTATTTTATACTCGACGGCTTTGATCTTGGCCTGGGCACGCTTCTGCCGTTTCTCGGCAAGAATGACACGGAACGGCGCATCATCTACAACACGATGGGACCCTTCTGGGATGGGAATGAAGTGTGGCTCATTACTGCGGGCGGAGTGACCTTCGCTGCCTTTCCGGCGACGTATGCTGTTCTTTTCAGCGCCTTTTATTCCCCCTTGATGATCATACTCTTCGCACTAATCATCCGGGCTGCCGCTTTCGAATTGAGAGGTAAGCTTCCCGGCAAGTCATGGCGCTCTCTGTGGGATAGCCTGGCAGCACTCGGCAGTTTTGTGCCGGCACTGCTGTTCGGCGTGGCCTTCGCCAACATCTTTCGGGGAATACCCATAGACGGCGAGGGAATTTACCATGCGGACCTCTTTTTTCTTCTCAACCTTTATGCCCTTCTGGGCGGGCTTCTCTTTCTCCTGCTTTTCCTTGTCCACGGAGCCCTCTGGCTGGCGGTAAAATCGGAAGGCATACTTCAACAACGGGCCGCTCGGTACGCAAAAACGCTTTGGGTACCGCTTGTCGTCGTTGCGGTGCTGTTTCTTGCACACACCTGGTTTGAGACAGGCCTTTACTACAACTACAAACTCATTCCCGTCTTATTGCTCATCCCTTTGTGCGCGGTTCTGGCACTCTTGCTGGTGCGGGCTTACCTGGCACACAAGACATACGGCAAGGCCTGGTTCGCGTCCTGTCTTGTGATTCTCTGTGTCACGCTTTTCGGTGTCATGGGGCTCTATCCCAACATGCTGATTTCGACAATGAACCCTGCTTACAGCCTCACTGCCTTCAATGCTGCGTCGAGCCCGGGGACACTTAAGATCATGCTTGTCGTGGCGCTCATTTTCGTTCCGATCGTTATGCTCTACCAGGGCTGGGTCTACAGCCTCTTCAGGGGCAAGGTACGCAGCGAAGACCTGCAGAGTGACGAAGCGTATTGA